A stretch of DNA from Paenibacillus sp. FSL W8-0186:
CGGGTCAGTATTTCCTTACTCTATTCGATAAGACCCAAGCGGATCTGAATTGGGAGAACGACAAGGTTAGACAGGAGGTCGTCGATCTGCTCACCTTCTGGGCGAAAAAAGGCGTAAGCGGATTCCGCATGGATGTTATTAACCTTATTTCCAAGGAGCAAAGCTTTCCCATGGATGACGGATCGGTGCCTCCAGGAGACGGGCGGAGATTTTATACCGATGGGCCGCGCGTTCATGAGTATGTGAAAGAGCTGAACGCCAAAGTGTTCGCGCCTTATAATTTGGTTACGGTGGGAGAAATGTCTTCCACAACGATGGAGCATTGTATCCGTTATTCAAACCCGAATGAACATGAGTTCTCGATGACGTTCAATTTCCATCATTTGAAGGTTGATTACCCGAATGGACAAAAATGGGAGCTCAAACCGTATGATTTCGAGGAACTTAAGCAGCTGCTCTCCGATTGGCAAGTCGGCATGCAGCAGGGCGGAGGCTGGAATGCGCTATTCTGGAACAATCATGACCAGCCGCGGGCGTTAACCCGATTTACGGATGACGGCGAATACCGGGAAGAAAGCGCCAAGCTGCTTGCGACCACACTTCATGGCCTGCAAGGCACGCCTTATGTGTATCAAGGCGAGGAAATCGGCATGCCAGACCCGAAATGGAACGACATTTCCGAATTTCGCGACATCGAATCACTTAATATGTATGAGATCCTAATGCAGAGGGGTAAGACTCCTGATGAGGCCGCCCATATCGTAAGGGTTCGCTCCAGAGACAATTCGCGGCTGCCTATGCTGTGGGACGATAGCGATCAGGCCGGGTTTACGACCGGTACGCCGTGGATTAAGATCGATGAGCGTTATCCGCTGATTAACGCGAAGTCGCAGGTGGAAGACCCGGAATCGATCTATCATCACTACCGGCGGTTAATCGAGCTGCGCAAGAAACTTCCGGTTTTAACAGACGGGACGTATGAGCGCCTTGATGAAGGGCATCCCCGCGTTTATGCTTATGCAAGAAAGAACGCGGAGCAGATACTGGTAGTTATTTCGAACTTCAGCCGTGAAGAGGTACAGTTTGAGCTGCCAGGCAGGTTCACAGCGAATCTCTCCGCTGCGCATTCTAAGGAGCTACTACTGGGGAATACGAAGGATACGCCGGACCTTGCAGCTTCCATCAAGCTGCCGCCGTATGGATCCTACATGTGGATTGTTAACACGATTAATTAAAAATATTTAACACCATGAATTACCACTCACTCTTATAAAGTCAGGAGCAGATGACGATGGCGAACATAGATCGCAAAAATGTGGAACGCATCATCCAAGCCGTTGGCGGTAAAGACAATATCGAAGCGGCTACGCATTGCGTGACCCGATTGAGATTTGCCCTTGTGGATGAAAGCAAGGTTGATTCCAAGGCATTGGATGAAAATGATCTCGTCAAAGGGCAGTTCTCGACCCAGGGCCAATTCCAGGTCGTAATCGGACCGGGTCTGGTCGATCAGGTCTATGATGAGATGCTGAAAATTACCGGGGGAGCAAGAGCGAGCAAAGATGACGTTAAAACACTCGCCAGCAAGAAGCAAAATCCGCTTCAGCGGGCGATCAAGACGCTGGCCGATATTTTCATTCCAATATTGCCTGCGATCGTAATGGCGGGTTTGCTGCTCGGCATTAACAACATACTGACGGGACCGGACATTTTCTATGCAGGCCAGTCACTCATTGAAGTACACCCGCAGTGGGCAGACGTTGCTTCGATCATCAACCTGATTGCAAGCACAGCCTTCGCCTTCCTGCCGGTATTGATTGGATGGTCCGCGGTCCGGCAATTTGGCGGAAGCCCGCTGCTGGGGATCGTGCTTGGCCTGATTCTGGTCAATCCCGATCTGATGAGCGCTTATCAATATGCCGATGCCAAACTTGCAGGCACGGTGCCGGTCTGGAATCTCTTTGGTCTTGATGTCGAGAAAATCGGTTATCAAGGGCAGGTGCTTCCAGTCCTGGTCTCCGCGTATCTTTTAGCGAAAATCGAGAGCTTCCTGAACAAACACGTGCATGATTCGATCAAGCTGCTTGTCGTAGCACCCGTAGCCTTGCTGGTGACCGGATTCCTTGCGTTTATCGTTGTAGGGCCGATCACGTTTGCAATCGGTAACGTACTCACGTCAGGGCTGGTCAGCATTTTTGATTCTTTTGCCGCGCTTGGCGGATTGATTTATGGAGGATTGTACTCCTTGCTGGTCATCACGGGAATGCACCATACCTTCCTAGCCGTCGATATTCAGCTCATCGGCAGCCAAGGCGGAACCTTCCTGTGGCCGATGCTGGCTTTGGCGAATATCGCGCAGGGCGCTGCGGCGCTTGCTATGATGTTCGTTGCCAGAGAGCAGAAAGCCAAAGGGCTGGCCGTAACATCATCAATTTCCGCCTTCTTGGGAGTTACTGAGCCGGCTATCTTCGGCGTGAATGTGCGCCACAGATATCCTTTTATTTTCGGAATGATCGGTTCCGGGATCGCGGGCGTGATTTTAGCCATTAATAATGTTCTAGCGTCTTCGATCGGGGTCGGCGGCATTCCTGGCTTCCTGTCGATTTTCCCGAACCAATGGGGCATCTTCTTCCTGGGAATGGCTATTGTGCTTGTGGTTCCCTTTGCGGGAACGCTCTTGTATGGCAAGTATCGCATGTCTAAAACAGGCTTGGCGGTCAACGCTGAAGCGGAAGAACCTAAGAAAGAGGCGGTTCAACCACAATCTGAAGTACAAGCTAATTCGGGCAAGCTTCCCATTGATATCGCGGCGCCGTTAAGCGGGGAAATTGTTTCTTTGTCCGAAGTTCCTGACCCTGCTTTCGCGGAGAAGCAGATGGGACAAGGCATTGCTATCGTTCCATCGGAGGGCAAGGTTTTTGCTCCGTTTGACGGTACGGTTGCGCACCTGATCAAGAGCAAGCATGCATTGATTTTAACAGATACGAACGGTATTCAGATTTTGATTCATGTCGGTATCAACACGGTTTCCTTGAAAGGCGAGGGCTTTACCGCTCACGTGGAGACAGGGGCTTCAATTACCAAGGGTCAGCTGCTGCTTGAATTCGACATGGAGCGGATTGAGCAGGCTGGACTTCCAGTCATTACACCGGTGATCGTGCCGGACGGACAGGACGTCATCGAACAGGTGAAGGAATATGAAGGACCAGCGGTTCACAGCGATACGACAGTGCTGCAGGTTACGCTCAGATAAAAATTCGTGCTCTAGGAGCGGGGCTGTAACGACATTGCCACAAATCATGATACAATGATGTAGGTGATCAGGTGATGAAGAACAATATTTTTATGAGCCTCTATAAGGATTACGCTGAACGAATCGATGACGGTACGCTGCCGCCAGGGAGTAAGCTCCCTTCAGAGAATGAGCTGGCTGCGACCTACGGGGCCTCGAGAGAGACCGTGCGCAAGGGCTTGAACCTGCTGGCACAGAATGGGTACATCAACAAAGTAAAAGGGAAGGGCTCTTTCGTTCTGGCTACGGGACGGCTCAAGTTTCCGATATCGGGGCTAGTCAGCTATAAAGAGTTGTCCGAGCGGCTCGGCAAACCAAGCCGGACCCTGGTCTATACAACCGAACGCGTTCCTGCCGGGGACACGATTGCCAAGGAACTGCAAATTGAACCGGAAGAGCCGGTGTGGAAAGTAATTCGCGCCAGGGAAATCGACGGCGAACGCATTATTCTGGATATCGATTATCTGCTTGCTGAGGTCGTTCCGCATTTGACAGAGGATATCGCGGCTGATTCGATATATCATTATTTGGAGCAGGAGCTACAGTTGAAAATCAGCTATGCCGAGAAAGTGATTTCTGTAGAACAGGCTACTGAGCAAGATTATCGCTGCATGGACTTAGGAGAGGACAAGCATGTGGTTGTCGTCCGGGGATATGTGCACCTGGAGGATACGACGCTCTTTCAGTATACGGAGTCCCGGCATCGGCTGGACAAGTTTCAGTTCGTTGATTTCGCAAGAAGAATATCGAGGGAGAACTAAATAGTGTTGAGATCAGAAGGGGCTGCCACAGAGGTCATCATAGATGACTGAGGGGCGCCCCTTTTCTTTCAGAAAGCTATCCGTTTCAGCGGAATTCGTTGACTCGTTTACTTGCATTCCATTCTTTAGCTCGTCTTATATTGCTTTCGATTACTAAGGTGCTATGCACTAAGCTATGTCGTAAACTATGCTAAATCGTACACTAAGCTATGTTCGAACACTAAATGGAATGCATGTATCTAATTATCCTATCAGCGCATAGTTCAGGGAATTAAATGGATTTTATGCACCTATATTCAAGAATCTCGCCCATGACCGCCTTCTTCCTTCTTCTAACGACATGAAATACACTTAAACTCACTTTCCGTTCGTCGCCGCAGAAATTAACTACTATAAATCCATTAAATAAGTTCCAACTATTAAAATTGCTGTGGCAGAGGAAAACTATCTATATACAACGGGTTTGGATTTGGAATTGTCGCTACAGCCCACAATTTACTGAAGGTGGTAGGCTTACGCCTTGCTGCTATCCCGCTCAAAAAGCTCAGTACAAAAAAGTTGGATGATAAACAGGTTGTGTTTACATCCAACTTTTTGTTTTTGGGACTAACTGAACAGACTCTATTTTTTCAGATATCAGGAAAATAATCTTCTATGGTCTCAGGTTCCAGCCTATTTTATGGTTTGGCGTTCTTCCAATAAGTATAAGCATGAACCAGCGTACCTTTGAAAGACGTATGCTTCAATAACCCCTTCAGTTTCGCGAGTTCTTCCTCCATGTAGGCTGCACCCTCTTCAAAAAAGGTAATATGATTGCCTTCATGGCTGGCTTTGATTTCGACGGAGATATAGATCGGCTTGCCCAGCTCCTCTGCGAATGCAATCTCTTCTTTGGTCACATCCACAATGCCGTTGGAGCCTTCGGCCGAGTCCCGGAAAGCCATCAGAGCGACATGATCCATACGGTCAATCATCCATTTGCTGAGGGATATGTCCTCGCCGGTAACCTTGTACTTGTCCAGCCATACGGCTAAATCCATGCTGGCCTCGAGGTTGGAATCCTTCCTCAGTTCTGTGACAAACGCATCCAGGTTCGAGGTCCATTCGGAAATAATCTGCTGCGGATCCATCCTCCACTCAGGCAGCACATAAGGCTCGATATCCAAATGGATTCCATGAAAACGCTCATCAGGCTCTACGGCGCGGTTATAATCTTTAACGTAGTTGACGAGCCTCATCATTCTAGGTAGTTCATATTCCATAGCCCATGTCGGTGTTCCTCCCAGGGCATGCACTTCAATTCCGGCTGCAGCCGCTTGTTTTATAAATGATGAGTAGGCGCTGAACGGCTGCTGAAGATCCAATCGCACATATAACCAGTTCAGTTGTTTTTCCATGGCAAATTCCAGAATATCTTGGCTGTTCCGGATAACTTCGCCGGACTCCCAAATGTAGGTGCCTCTGACGACTTCATCGCGCTGAACAGGCTGCGCATCAGGCACAACGTCGATGGGTTCAGGCTCAGGCTCCGTACCGGGTTCCGGTTGCGGTTCTGGTTCAGGCTCAGGCTCAGGCTCTTGACCTGGGTCCGGATCTGGCGTTGGATCAGGAACCGGTTTCGAAGGCTCTTCTCCATCAGGTACCGTGTCATCTTCCGAACTATCTTGATAGATGTTCTTCCAGTTGCGCATATCATGGATGGCAAGCCCTGCGAAGGATGTATGGGAACTTAACGAAGAGGACAATAGCTGCAAAGTCTGCTCCATTTGTTCTTTGCTGTGACCGTGAAAGGTGGTGTAGGCTTGCTGGGGCATTTCTTTGGTGTTGACCGCAATGAGCAGTTTCTTCCCCAGCTTGCTGGCAAGCTCGAGCTCATCCTGGGAGAGGCTGATGATGCCGTTCTCCGAATCGACCTGGTTGCGATATGCCATGATTGTCACATGGTCAAACGTACTTATCAGCCACTCGTTTAGACTGGTGCCATTCTCCAGGGTGAAGTGGTCAAACCAAAAAGGGATATCTATCCCGCGCTCTAGGCCTGATCCCGATAACTTGCTAAGAAATGCCTTTAGATTGCTTTCCCAGGATGAGATGATCTCATCGGGCCCGCTTTCCCACTGGTCAAGGACATAAGGCTCGATATCAAGATGGACGCCATCGAAGCGGCCTTCAGGCGTTACGGAACCGTTATAGTCCATCACCCAATCAGCAAGGCCAAGCATATCGTCGCGATATTCCACAAGAGCCCATCTTGGATCGCCCCCCAAAGCATGAACCGCGATTTGCGCCTCATGCGCGCGCTTAACGAAAGCTTCGTAGGTTTCTTTCGGCATTTGTCGATTGATCTGCAGGTAGATCAGATTAATGCCTTCATTCCGCGAAAAACGAAGAATTTGCTCTCCGCCGTCCATAATCATATCCGTTTGCCATATCCAAGTTGCTTTCATCATAGATTTTTCTCCGTAAACCGGGGATTGAAATCCCAATAGAAGCAAGGCAACCAGAAGAACGACAAGCTTTTGGCAACCTTTCACATTCATGGTTTACCCTCCATTCCTCTCTAAGAAATTGATCTCTCTCTAAAAGTGAACGGGGTTATTATAGCATTGATATCAAAAAAATATATGAGCCCATGTTCTTACGGGACGGGTTGCATAAAGCGAGCTGCCGCAGGAAAGGTATAAAAGGAACTACTTCATGTCCAGGGTATTTTAATAACGAATCACAATTTGTATAATTATGTAGAATTTTGAGGCTAACTACTTAGGAGTAAAGTTGCGATTTGCTTGTACTGATTTAGTACAGTGTCACTGTTTCTATGCCTGACGACCAATTAATGTAAATTAAATGATTTTTCGCTAATTTG
This window harbors:
- the treP gene encoding PTS system trehalose-specific EIIBC component is translated as MANIDRKNVERIIQAVGGKDNIEAATHCVTRLRFALVDESKVDSKALDENDLVKGQFSTQGQFQVVIGPGLVDQVYDEMLKITGGARASKDDVKTLASKKQNPLQRAIKTLADIFIPILPAIVMAGLLLGINNILTGPDIFYAGQSLIEVHPQWADVASIINLIASTAFAFLPVLIGWSAVRQFGGSPLLGIVLGLILVNPDLMSAYQYADAKLAGTVPVWNLFGLDVEKIGYQGQVLPVLVSAYLLAKIESFLNKHVHDSIKLLVVAPVALLVTGFLAFIVVGPITFAIGNVLTSGLVSIFDSFAALGGLIYGGLYSLLVITGMHHTFLAVDIQLIGSQGGTFLWPMLALANIAQGAAALAMMFVAREQKAKGLAVTSSISAFLGVTEPAIFGVNVRHRYPFIFGMIGSGIAGVILAINNVLASSIGVGGIPGFLSIFPNQWGIFFLGMAIVLVVPFAGTLLYGKYRMSKTGLAVNAEAEEPKKEAVQPQSEVQANSGKLPIDIAAPLSGEIVSLSEVPDPAFAEKQMGQGIAIVPSEGKVFAPFDGTVAHLIKSKHALILTDTNGIQILIHVGINTVSLKGEGFTAHVETGASITKGQLLLEFDMERIEQAGLPVITPVIVPDGQDVIEQVKEYEGPAVHSDTTVLQVTLR
- the treR gene encoding trehalose operon repressor — translated: MKNNIFMSLYKDYAERIDDGTLPPGSKLPSENELAATYGASRETVRKGLNLLAQNGYINKVKGKGSFVLATGRLKFPISGLVSYKELSERLGKPSRTLVYTTERVPAGDTIAKELQIEPEEPVWKVIRAREIDGERIILDIDYLLAEVVPHLTEDIAADSIYHYLEQELQLKISYAEKVISVEQATEQDYRCMDLGEDKHVVVVRGYVHLEDTTLFQYTESRHRLDKFQFVDFARRISREN
- the treC gene encoding alpha,alpha-phosphotrehalase, translated to MESKGNLPRDWWRTSTVYQVYPKSFKDTTGSGTGDIRGVTEKLDYIKGLGIDIVWLQPVYVSPQNDNGYDVADYYNIDPAFGTMEDFDELVRELKRRDMHLMIDIVVNHSSTEHRWFKEAKTSRNNPYRDYYIWRDPAADGGPPNNWQSKFGGSAWQYDEGTGQYFLTLFDKTQADLNWENDKVRQEVVDLLTFWAKKGVSGFRMDVINLISKEQSFPMDDGSVPPGDGRRFYTDGPRVHEYVKELNAKVFAPYNLVTVGEMSSTTMEHCIRYSNPNEHEFSMTFNFHHLKVDYPNGQKWELKPYDFEELKQLLSDWQVGMQQGGGWNALFWNNHDQPRALTRFTDDGEYREESAKLLATTLHGLQGTPYVYQGEEIGMPDPKWNDISEFRDIESLNMYEILMQRGKTPDEAAHIVRVRSRDNSRLPMLWDDSDQAGFTTGTPWIKIDERYPLINAKSQVEDPESIYHHYRRLIELRKKLPVLTDGTYERLDEGHPRVYAYARKNAEQILVVISNFSREEVQFELPGRFTANLSAAHSKELLLGNTKDTPDLAASIKLPPYGSYMWIVNTIN